The Candidatus Zixiibacteriota bacterium genome includes a region encoding these proteins:
- a CDS encoding pitrilysin family protein codes for MMSTVYSPRLRAMALVSGLIVAALCCAPTGLAGAKVDHPDKLQFKALDYQPPRPDAYRQTLKCGAVAYIAENREVPTFEMTVLIRTGSVYEPVEKAGLANLAGYLMRNGGVKGMSAAQVDDRLGYLAGEISVNIYGTQGSATLFCLSKDIDEGLKLLGLILKSPEFDQAAMDRYRTDVLSELEQRNASTQAIESREWNFVMYGDHPCTTPFRLTSNSVNSITREDLIAFHQKYFFPGNFVLAVAGDFKKKDIVAKLDKLFAGWPNQKLDLPVLADQIPDPKPGVYMVKKEDVNQSRIAVGHIGVKRDIPDQYALMVMNDILGGGGFTSRIVRRVRSDEGLAYNAGSSFERPVLYPGTFRAWFQTKHATAAFGTRLILDEIERIRTEKCETEIVENSKASFISDLVNPFSSKKSTVNTFASDDYTDRPDDYWQNYTKNLQAVSPDDVLAVAQKYLHPEKLLFLVVGDPDAVQQGSDKHPERFADFGEITIIPMRDPMTLESR; via the coding sequence ATGATGAGTACAGTTTATTCTCCGAGACTGAGGGCGATGGCGCTGGTGTCGGGATTGATAGTCGCGGCGCTGTGCTGTGCCCCAACCGGGTTGGCGGGCGCCAAAGTCGATCATCCTGATAAACTGCAGTTCAAGGCCCTCGATTACCAGCCGCCGCGCCCCGATGCGTATCGGCAGACTCTGAAATGCGGCGCGGTTGCCTATATCGCGGAAAACCGTGAGGTGCCGACTTTTGAGATGACTGTCCTGATCCGCACCGGCTCGGTCTATGAACCGGTGGAAAAGGCCGGCCTGGCCAACCTGGCCGGTTACCTGATGCGCAATGGAGGTGTCAAGGGGATGTCGGCCGCACAGGTGGATGATCGCTTGGGCTATTTGGCCGGGGAAATCTCGGTCAACATCTATGGTACCCAGGGATCGGCAACCCTGTTCTGCCTCTCGAAGGACATCGATGAAGGCCTGAAACTGTTGGGTCTGATTCTGAAGTCGCCCGAATTCGACCAGGCGGCTATGGACAGATATCGCACCGATGTCCTCTCGGAGCTTGAGCAGCGCAACGCCTCCACGCAGGCAATTGAGTCGCGCGAGTGGAATTTCGTGATGTACGGCGATCACCCCTGCACCACCCCGTTTCGGCTGACCTCGAATTCGGTCAATTCGATCACCCGTGAGGATCTGATCGCTTTTCACCAGAAGTACTTCTTCCCCGGCAACTTTGTCCTGGCGGTGGCGGGCGACTTTAAGAAGAAAGACATCGTGGCCAAGCTGGACAAGCTGTTCGCGGGGTGGCCGAACCAGAAACTCGACCTGCCGGTTCTGGCCGACCAAATCCCCGATCCGAAACCGGGCGTGTACATGGTGAAGAAAGAGGACGTCAACCAGTCTCGAATTGCAGTCGGACATATCGGAGTCAAGCGGGACATTCCCGACCAATATGCCCTGATGGTCATGAACGATATTCTCGGCGGCGGCGGGTTTACGTCGCGAATAGTCCGCCGCGTCCGTTCCGATGAAGGCCTGGCGTACAATGCGGGCAGCTCGTTCGAGCGTCCGGTGCTCTACCCCGGCACGTTTCGCGCCTGGTTCCAGACCAAGCACGCCACCGCCGCGTTCGGCACGAGGCTGATTCTCGATGAAATCGAGCGCATTCGGACCGAGAAGTGCGAGACGGAGATTGTGGAGAACTCCAAAGCCAGCTTCATTAGCGACCTGGTCAACCCGTTCAGCTCCAAGAAGAGCACGGTCAATACCTTCGCCTCCGACGATTACACCGACCGGCCGGACGATTACTGGCAGAATTACACGAAGAATTTGCAGGCGGTCTCGCCCGACGATGTGCTCGCTGTGGCGCAGAAGTATCTTCACCCAGAGAAGCTTCTGTTCTTGGTCGTGGGCGATCCGGACGCAGTCCAGCAGGGATCGGACAAACACCCGGAGCGGTTTGCCGATTTCGGTGAGATCACGATAATCCCAATGCGCGATCCGATGACGCTGGAGAGCAGATAG
- a CDS encoding alpha/beta fold hydrolase has product MNASRVEVVLTSLYCIPGLGASPAIFSRLKLNHAEIRAVKCPTPQAQESIAKYASLLATQIDWSRPPILLGHSFGGILAIEIAAQRPVGKLILVSSVKHRRELPWYGRAIGSLRLHRLAPLSLQERSLKLSEYLNGIETEDELDMLRSMLAERDIGLLKWSIEQVLTWRGQDIPQDVVQIHGTADRLIPARFVKPDIWVEGGTHFMIVSRAPEISRLLDQIVLAV; this is encoded by the coding sequence ATCAACGCATCACGTGTAGAAGTTGTACTGACATCGCTTTACTGCATACCCGGCCTGGGCGCGAGCCCGGCGATCTTCTCGCGTCTGAAGCTTAACCACGCTGAGATCAGGGCTGTCAAGTGCCCGACACCGCAAGCGCAGGAAAGCATCGCCAAGTATGCATCGCTTCTGGCAACCCAAATCGACTGGAGCCGGCCACCGATTCTGCTGGGACATTCGTTCGGTGGGATACTGGCGATTGAGATCGCCGCTCAACGGCCGGTCGGTAAACTGATTCTCGTTTCGAGCGTCAAGCATCGCCGGGAACTGCCCTGGTACGGGCGGGCGATCGGCAGTTTGAGGTTGCACCGCCTGGCGCCGCTGTCGCTTCAGGAGCGCTCGCTGAAGTTGAGTGAGTACCTGAACGGGATAGAGACAGAAGATGAATTGGATATGCTCCGCTCGATGCTGGCCGAACGAGATATCGGCCTGCTGAAATGGTCAATCGAACAGGTGCTGACATGGCGGGGGCAGGACATTCCTCAAGATGTCGTTCAAATTCACGGCACGGCCGACCGCCTGATTCCGGCCCGATTTGTCAAGCCGGATATCTGGGTCGAGGGCGGCACGCATTTCATGATTGTCAGCCGGGCGCCGGAAATCAGTCGGTTGCTCGATCAAATTGTCCTCGCAGTTTAG
- a CDS encoding MgtC/SapB family protein produces the protein MVDFDWPLPLRFLLALGLAFLVGLERESSALISKGRVFAGVRTYALIGTFGFGCALLRETVPLMLPIGMVALGSLAVVGYLAKLREGHVGWTSEVAAIITFVMGALCLMADIWVPMAIGIITTLLLSEKAKIEKFVENLDKTEFHAVVRFLIVSVIILPALPDQGYTEFNLNPHHTWRVVVLVSSIGFAGYFLAKRLGDRLGLWMSGLLGGIVSSTAVSIAAGRIAARSPERGRHALQASIIASSVMYLRVLVLVWILQPGFAGHIWPKLLILAAIGAGVFFTVRSDHGAAPRESVEPLRNPFEIRPALLFATLYVLLSVVTVMVTRFYGNAGLIALAGLVGVTDIDPFILSLVSQSADFQRLLFSAILVSMMSNTLVKGFYFGFVARQTRAAALWRYGLWAALHVPVILIG, from the coding sequence ATGGTAGATTTCGACTGGCCGCTGCCGCTGCGCTTCCTGTTGGCACTGGGACTGGCTTTCCTGGTCGGACTCGAGCGGGAAAGCTCAGCCCTTATCTCCAAGGGTCGAGTGTTCGCCGGCGTGCGCACCTACGCGCTGATCGGCACGTTTGGGTTCGGTTGCGCGCTACTGCGGGAGACTGTCCCGTTGATGTTGCCGATCGGCATGGTGGCGCTTGGTTCGCTGGCGGTGGTGGGCTACCTGGCCAAACTCAGGGAGGGACATGTCGGCTGGACCAGTGAGGTGGCGGCGATCATTACGTTTGTTATGGGCGCGCTCTGTCTTATGGCCGATATCTGGGTGCCGATGGCGATTGGGATAATCACCACGCTGCTGCTATCCGAGAAGGCCAAAATCGAGAAGTTTGTCGAGAACCTGGACAAGACCGAATTCCACGCCGTAGTCCGGTTTCTGATTGTCTCTGTCATCATCCTGCCCGCTCTGCCCGATCAGGGATATACCGAGTTCAACCTGAATCCGCACCACACCTGGCGTGTGGTGGTGCTGGTGTCATCGATCGGTTTTGCCGGTTATTTTCTGGCCAAGCGCCTCGGCGACCGCCTCGGTCTTTGGATGTCCGGCCTGCTGGGTGGTATCGTGTCAAGTACGGCGGTCAGTATCGCCGCGGGGCGTATCGCGGCCCGCTCGCCTGAGCGCGGTCGGCATGCCCTGCAGGCATCAATAATCGCCAGCAGCGTCATGTACTTGCGCGTGCTGGTGCTGGTGTGGATTTTACAGCCCGGCTTTGCCGGCCACATCTGGCCGAAGCTGCTTATCCTGGCGGCAATTGGCGCCGGGGTCTTCTTTACAGTGAGGTCCGACCATGGCGCCGCGCCGCGCGAGAGTGTCGAGCCGCTGCGCAACCCGTTCGAAATTCGCCCTGCGCTGCTTTTTGCCACGCTATACGTGCTGCTTTCAGTCGTGACGGTGATGGTCACCCGATTCTACGGAAACGCCGGACTAATTGCGCTGGCCGGATTGGTCGGTGTGACCGATATCGACCCGTTTATCCTGTCCCTGGTCAGCCAGTCTGCGGATTTCCAGAGGCTGTTGTTTTCCGCAATACTCGTTTCGATGATGAGCAACACTCTGGTGAAGGGGTTCTATTTCGGTTTCGTCGCCAGACAGACGCGGGCGGCAGCGCTCTGGCGCTACGGCCTCTGGGCGGCGCTGCATGTGCCGGTGATTCTAATCGGCTGA